The following coding sequences are from one Rhodobiaceae bacterium window:
- the mapB gene encoding methionine aminopeptidase 2: protein MTVESEEDLEGLKKCGRVVSETLAAMGAYMEPGMTTAELDAYGRELLEREGARSAPELTYDFPGATCISVNEVCAHGIPGDQVIQAGDLVNIDVSAEQNGFVTDTGGSFVVPPVRADHEALCKATRIARDKAIRSVKAGSKLNVIGKTVEQVARKGGYTIIENLASHGVGRSLHEEPGTIPGYYDPSDKRRLWHGAVITIEPFLSTGATEAVELEDGWSLTTPPGVFAAQYEHTLVVTKRGAIIVT, encoded by the coding sequence ATGACAGTCGAATCTGAGGAAGATCTTGAGGGTTTGAAGAAATGCGGGCGCGTGGTGTCGGAGACGTTAGCGGCGATGGGTGCTTATATGGAGCCCGGAATGACAACCGCAGAGCTTGATGCTTATGGCCGAGAACTGCTTGAGCGTGAAGGTGCTCGCTCTGCACCGGAGCTCACATATGATTTTCCAGGTGCTACCTGCATCAGCGTCAATGAAGTCTGTGCGCATGGCATTCCAGGCGATCAGGTTATCCAGGCTGGTGATCTCGTGAACATTGACGTGTCAGCCGAACAGAATGGGTTTGTCACTGATACGGGGGGCAGCTTTGTCGTGCCGCCTGTGCGTGCTGACCATGAAGCACTCTGCAAGGCGACACGCATCGCCCGTGACAAAGCCATTCGATCTGTGAAGGCAGGATCAAAACTCAACGTGATTGGAAAGACGGTTGAGCAGGTTGCGCGGAAGGGTGGTTATACAATCATCGAAAACCTGGCAAGCCACGGCGTTGGCCGCTCCCTTCACGAAGAACCGGGGACAATCCCCGGCTATTACGATCCGTCTGACAAAAGACGGCTTTGGCATGGCGCTGTCATCACGATCGAACCTTTCTTGTCGACCGGTGCAACCGAAGCGGTGGAGCTTGAGGATGGCTGGTCACTCACCACACCACCTGGTGTTTTCGCGGCTCAATATGAGCACACACTCGTTGTGACCAAGCGCGGCGCAATCATTGTGACCTAA
- a CDS encoding HTH domain protein — protein sequence MRRADRLFDIIEYLRRHRRVVTAAELAEKMEVSVRTIYRDIADLQASRVPIDGEAGLGYLLREGYDLPPLMFNEEEAEALALGARIVAAWGDDELAEASKAVLAKLRAVLPRDLKAQFDALGVMAPPAHYQEEVVIDLARVRRAVRNKKKIRFAYADKGGKTSMRTIWPLTLSFYGAVWTVPGWCELRKDFRVFRADRMRDLEVLNERVPPDPDKNLASYLKAEGVTDIGSLT from the coding sequence ATGAGACGTGCTGATCGACTGTTCGACATTATCGAATACCTGCGTCGCCACCGAAGGGTGGTGACGGCGGCTGAACTTGCGGAGAAAATGGAAGTCTCCGTCCGCACCATTTATCGCGACATCGCTGATTTGCAGGCAAGTCGGGTTCCTATCGATGGCGAAGCGGGCCTCGGTTATCTCTTACGAGAAGGGTATGACCTGCCACCTCTCATGTTTAACGAGGAAGAGGCAGAAGCACTGGCTCTTGGTGCGCGTATTGTGGCCGCCTGGGGCGATGATGAATTGGCGGAGGCGTCAAAGGCAGTACTTGCCAAGCTGCGTGCCGTTCTGCCACGAGATCTAAAGGCGCAATTTGATGCGCTGGGCGTGATGGCCCCTCCCGCACATTATCAGGAAGAAGTGGTGATCGATCTGGCGCGCGTCCGCCGGGCTGTCCGTAACAAAAAGAAAATCCGGTTTGCCTATGCGGATAAGGGGGGCAAGACATCAATGCGCACAATCTGGCCATTGACGCTTTCCTTTTATGGAGCGGTTTGGACGGTTCCGGGATGGTGTGAGCTCAGAAAAGACTTCCGTGTCTTCCGGGCGGACAGAATGCGCGATCTGGAAGTTCTGAACGAGCGTGTTCCCCCAGATCCCGACAAGAATCTAGCGTCCTACCTCAAAGCTGAAGGTGTCACGGACATCGGATCGCTCACCTGA
- the limA gene encoding limonene-1,2-epoxide hydrolase — protein sequence MTENEKVIRDFVAAWSRLDAEEIASYFTDDGVYHNMPTDPVAGRSAVQAFIASFAKDWTETKWDIVNLIAKDDVVMVERLDRTKLGDKSVDLPCFGIFEMENGKIKIWRDYFDIGTYMNALA from the coding sequence ATGACTGAGAATGAAAAAGTCATACGAGACTTTGTCGCCGCCTGGTCGCGGCTTGATGCCGAAGAGATTGCCAGTTACTTCACCGACGATGGCGTCTATCACAACATGCCAACGGACCCCGTTGCCGGACGGTCTGCTGTCCAGGCTTTCATCGCAAGCTTTGCCAAAGACTGGACGGAGACCAAATGGGACATTGTCAATCTCATCGCAAAGGATGATGTCGTGATGGTTGAGCGCCTTGATCGCACAAAGCTCGGAGACAAGTCCGTCGACCTGCCCTGCTTCGGTATCTTTGAGATGGAAAACGGCAAGATCAAAATCTGGCGCGACTATTTTGATATTGGCACTTACATGAACGCACTTGCCTGA
- a CDS encoding hypothetical protein (protein of unknown function (DUF1302)): MGKALRRTMFSASAAVMTAALAVQPATALEYNFGGVQVFLDTTVSAGVSVRVADRNALFLPESNGGASESTADVLTIPGLPTLGGLAGQVVTLDTNTAGDNFDGSINTDDGRLNFDKGDLTSGVVKMTNDIQANYENYKFFARVSSFYDAVLDNSSSFERSAIGDGAKTDTARDIDLLDFYVSGDFNVGDLPLNVRLGKQVISWGEGTFFLNGINAINPIDVSAFRRPGVEIKEGLLPVWAVYGSLGLPYDLSLEAFYQLEWEEFQLDRPGTPFSGSDVLFQSSQLGGNQNATSFITGGNPTTGSFRDCGGLAGNPIAAAIDAALVAAPGTFFDNETCSGTNPFANFTTNLPIGQAEANLLDPNIVNHTGVIRRLQDREASDSGQYGVAMRWYSEDLNSTEFGFYFMNYHSRLPIASQRVRDGAAAGGSVLNSFLAAGQNGDVAGRGISFGGCNFVAANANPLTAANQGVLLTADQTFGIPLALAANTTKLGVLANPANTSDPAGLIAAVAPTATAFFGGLGVSAATNPLSAGLAAANAFTAVDLTISPYAGGVAGADIGPMLAALQTLAGGGTPAQAGAAATAAVGSLVVAPGSGLEASITNCGLVGAQSATIPAPGTPLGTANVLVDGAQVIGTRAASGIPPIGLFLEYPEDIKLYGVSFNTTIGDWGVQGEVAFRQNQPLQLDTDQLTIASLLNTCFFDITFGANTGAIFDGGNTFNSAGTSCGNGFGTGGTELNGFVREEVLTASLGTTATYTSSNPAVGALGADLGILITEVGVMHVPDVPGEDAPSSVARLGNVCTAGTDLPLAGFLGLDQRSGCRATEFSYGYLLLGQLQYNNAFGTPITLNPTMVWQHDVKGNSPAPLSNYREGRKRVSLALNGSYQNTWRGGISYTNFFGNEKYSKDGDRDFVSVNLSYSF; encoded by the coding sequence ATGGGCAAAGCTCTACGGAGAACAATGTTCTCTGCAAGTGCCGCGGTTATGACCGCGGCGCTGGCTGTGCAGCCAGCAACAGCGCTGGAGTATAATTTCGGCGGCGTACAGGTATTCTTGGACACAACAGTTTCGGCTGGTGTGTCTGTCCGTGTTGCAGACCGCAACGCGTTGTTCCTGCCAGAGTCAAACGGTGGTGCCAGTGAAAGCACCGCTGATGTTTTGACCATTCCAGGTCTTCCCACGCTGGGCGGTCTTGCTGGTCAAGTGGTGACTTTGGATACCAACACTGCCGGGGACAATTTCGACGGCTCCATCAATACTGATGATGGACGGTTGAACTTTGACAAGGGCGATCTGACGTCTGGTGTTGTCAAAATGACAAACGACATTCAGGCAAATTATGAGAACTACAAGTTCTTTGCCCGTGTCAGCTCTTTTTATGATGCCGTACTAGACAATAGCAGTTCATTTGAACGGTCAGCTATTGGTGATGGCGCCAAAACGGACACCGCGCGTGACATTGATCTGCTCGACTTCTATGTGTCGGGTGACTTCAATGTTGGTGATCTTCCACTGAACGTCCGCTTGGGTAAGCAGGTTATCAGTTGGGGTGAAGGCACGTTCTTCCTGAACGGCATTAACGCAATTAACCCGATTGACGTCAGCGCCTTCCGGCGTCCAGGCGTGGAGATCAAAGAGGGTCTACTGCCTGTATGGGCTGTTTATGGGTCTCTCGGCCTCCCTTATGATCTTTCTTTGGAAGCGTTTTATCAGCTTGAATGGGAAGAGTTCCAACTTGACCGTCCAGGCACTCCGTTCTCTGGCTCAGATGTTCTGTTCCAGAGCAGTCAACTCGGTGGTAACCAGAACGCAACTTCCTTTATTACCGGTGGGAACCCTACAACAGGGTCTTTCCGTGATTGCGGCGGGCTTGCTGGCAACCCAATCGCAGCGGCCATTGATGCGGCTCTCGTTGCGGCACCAGGTACGTTTTTTGACAATGAAACGTGTAGTGGCACAAACCCATTCGCAAACTTCACGACAAACCTGCCAATCGGGCAAGCTGAAGCAAATCTGCTCGATCCCAACATCGTCAATCACACAGGTGTGATTCGTCGATTGCAGGACCGCGAAGCGAGCGACTCAGGCCAGTATGGTGTTGCCATGCGCTGGTATTCAGAAGATCTGAATTCGACTGAGTTCGGCTTCTACTTCATGAACTACCATTCGCGTCTGCCAATTGCGTCTCAGCGTGTTCGTGATGGAGCGGCTGCCGGCGGCTCGGTGCTCAATTCATTCCTTGCTGCTGGACAAAATGGTGATGTTGCAGGTCGCGGTATCTCATTTGGTGGGTGTAACTTTGTAGCCGCCAATGCTAATCCGCTAACGGCTGCTAACCAGGGTGTTCTCCTGACTGCTGACCAGACATTTGGTATTCCGTTGGCCCTTGCGGCGAACACTACCAAACTTGGTGTGTTGGCAAACCCAGCTAACACGAGTGACCCTGCTGGGCTGATTGCAGCTGTTGCTCCAACAGCTACGGCCTTCTTTGGAGGGCTCGGAGTAAGCGCAGCTACTAATCCGCTTTCTGCAGGGTTGGCCGCAGCAAATGCATTCACTGCGGTGGATCTTACTATTAGTCCGTACGCGGGGGGGGTGGCTGGAGCCGATATTGGTCCTATGCTTGCTGCACTTCAGACGCTTGCCGGTGGTGGTACGCCCGCTCAGGCTGGTGCAGCAGCAACAGCTGCCGTCGGATCGCTTGTTGTTGCTCCAGGCTCAGGCCTTGAGGCATCAATCACGAACTGTGGTCTGGTGGGTGCTCAAAGCGCGACAATCCCAGCACCTGGAACGCCTCTTGGTACAGCTAATGTGCTTGTTGATGGTGCTCAGGTTATTGGTACTCGTGCAGCTAGCGGGATCCCGCCAATTGGTCTCTTCCTGGAATATCCAGAAGACATCAAGCTCTATGGTGTTTCCTTCAACACAACCATCGGTGACTGGGGTGTGCAGGGCGAAGTTGCCTTCCGCCAGAACCAGCCACTGCAGCTTGATACTGACCAGCTGACGATTGCGTCTCTTCTGAACACCTGCTTCTTCGATATTACGTTCGGGGCGAACACTGGGGCCATCTTCGACGGTGGTAACACGTTCAACTCAGCTGGCACGTCGTGTGGCAATGGGTTTGGAACCGGCGGTACAGAGCTAAATGGCTTTGTTCGTGAGGAAGTTCTCACAGCATCGCTCGGTACCACGGCTACTTACACCAGCTCCAACCCAGCTGTTGGAGCTCTTGGCGCGGATTTGGGTATCCTCATCACTGAGGTTGGCGTCATGCATGTACCGGATGTTCCCGGTGAGGATGCACCTTCTTCAGTGGCCCGTTTGGGAAATGTTTGTACCGCTGGTACAGACCTGCCTCTCGCTGGGTTCCTGGGACTAGACCAACGTAGTGGATGTCGGGCAACCGAGTTCTCCTACGGCTATCTGCTCCTTGGCCAGCTGCAGTACAACAACGCATTTGGTACGCCTATCACGCTGAACCCAACAATGGTTTGGCAGCATGATGTGAAAGGTAACTCGCCAGCTCCGTTGTCGAACTATCGTGAAGGTCGCAAGCGCGTAAGCCTTGCACTGAACGGCAGCTATCAGAATACGTGGCGTGGTGGTATTTCTTACACGAACTTCTTCGGCAATGAGAAATACTCCAAAGACGGCGACCGGGACTTCGTTTCGGTTAACCTGAGCTACTCATTCTAA
- a CDS encoding bacterial regulatory protein, tetR family: MAAHQSDGRSDRGLRTHERIVVALFELIREGNLQPRGEEIAERAGVAVRTLFRHFDDMDGLFDTAMAFMSEQFDLDLVVPKIEGSLEERALAYAKAQGAIYEESRNYLLFYISRAKTEEEANALRSAHTQSQRLRLWSALPEVAAADPDVRHSVEAFYSFQMWDQLRFEQVLAVEMCHQVIASSTVTLLSKGKVSANAV; encoded by the coding sequence ATGGCCGCGCATCAAAGCGACGGGCGATCCGATAGAGGACTGCGCACGCACGAGAGAATCGTTGTCGCGCTATTTGAGTTAATCCGAGAAGGCAATCTTCAACCTCGCGGTGAAGAGATCGCAGAGCGGGCCGGCGTCGCGGTTCGCACCTTGTTTCGTCACTTCGACGACATGGATGGGCTCTTTGATACAGCGATGGCCTTCATGTCGGAACAATTCGACCTTGACCTTGTCGTGCCAAAAATCGAAGGCTCTCTAGAAGAGCGCGCTCTTGCCTACGCAAAAGCGCAGGGCGCGATATATGAAGAGAGCAGAAACTATCTTCTCTTCTACATCTCACGGGCTAAGACGGAAGAAGAAGCAAATGCCCTTCGGTCTGCCCATACACAAAGCCAGAGATTGCGACTTTGGTCGGCACTGCCTGAAGTGGCTGCTGCGGATCCAGATGTCAGGCATAGCGTCGAGGCGTTCTACTCTTTTCAGATGTGGGATCAACTACGCTTCGAGCAGGTATTGGCCGTGGAGATGTGCCATCAGGTGATCGCATCGTCTACCGTCACGCTGCTTTCCAAGGGTAAAGTGAGCGCAAACGCTGTGTGA
- the polA gene encoding DNA polymerase I: MAAKKKQQEAPAEAGKMGTDKPLGKGDHLFLVDGSGYIFRAYHALPPLTRKSDGLPVGAVHGFCNMLYKLIEDTKDEFEPTHLAVIFDASGKTFRNDIYGEYKAHRPPAPEDLVPQFSLIRDAVRAFSVPSIEMMGYEADDLIATYAAKARDAGARVTIVSSDKDLMQMVGDNVDMLDTMKYRTIGPAEVEEKFGVGPDKVIDVQALAGDSADNVPGVPGIGVKTAALLINEYGDVDTLLARAEEIKQPKRRQNLIEFADQARVSRQLVTLAQDVPVTEGMETFGLRDPDPVTLIGFFKDMEFNTLTRRVAERFDVDGDAIDATGAYDNGEAPVPQKSKGSAPKAAEKGGTPGIAETGLDKELGNLSYETITTLDALKPWIDAAFDQGEIAVDTETDSLDAMQARLVGVCLATAPGKACYVPLQHGSGEGLDFGDGAPDQIPLKEALAALKPMLEAPSVRKIGQNIKYDLLVLKNHGIDLAPIDDTMLLSYALDAGRNGHGMDELSEIHLSHKPIPFKEVAGSGKKQITFDQVPIDKATAYAAEDADVTWRLYKLLKPRLVPEAKTTLYETLERPLVPVLTEMEAHGIKVDRAVLSRLSGEFAQKMGAIEAEVYELAGETFNIASPKQLGEILFDKMGLPGGKKTKTGAWSTDASTLDDLAASGHDLPVKILEWRGLAKLKSTYTDALPEFIHPETGRVHTSYSMASTSTGRLASTEPNLQNIPVRTEDGRRIRTAFVADKGNKLISADYSQIELRLVAHIADVPQLKQAFADGIDIHTMTASEIFNVPVADMEPSIRRRAKAINFGIIYGISAFGLANQLGIGRSEAGEYINLYFERFPGIRTYMDETKALAHEQGYVETIFGRRIHLPEINSKNGAHRAFLERAAINAPIQGSAADVIRRAMIRMPDALKKAKLDARMLLQVHDELIFEVAEKKADKTCELVSNVMIGAAVPAVDISVPLEVDARAADNWDEAH; the protein is encoded by the coding sequence ATGGCGGCTAAGAAGAAGCAACAAGAAGCACCGGCTGAAGCCGGAAAGATGGGGACAGACAAGCCACTCGGCAAGGGGGACCACCTCTTTCTGGTTGATGGCTCGGGCTACATTTTCCGGGCCTATCACGCATTGCCGCCGCTAACACGTAAGTCTGATGGGCTGCCAGTGGGCGCGGTCCATGGCTTTTGCAACATGCTCTACAAGCTTATCGAAGACACAAAAGACGAGTTCGAGCCGACCCACCTAGCCGTCATTTTTGATGCGTCCGGAAAGACATTCCGGAATGACATCTATGGAGAGTACAAGGCCCATCGCCCGCCAGCTCCTGAAGACCTGGTTCCTCAGTTCAGCCTGATCCGAGATGCGGTCCGCGCCTTTTCTGTACCTTCCATCGAGATGATGGGATATGAGGCCGATGATCTGATCGCGACCTATGCTGCTAAAGCCCGCGATGCAGGCGCACGTGTCACCATCGTGTCCTCAGACAAAGACCTTATGCAAATGGTTGGGGACAATGTCGACATGCTCGACACAATGAAGTACCGCACCATTGGCCCTGCAGAAGTGGAAGAGAAGTTCGGGGTCGGCCCCGACAAGGTGATCGACGTACAGGCGCTTGCTGGCGACAGCGCCGACAATGTTCCTGGTGTTCCCGGTATTGGTGTGAAGACCGCCGCATTGCTGATCAATGAATATGGCGACGTGGATACGCTGTTGGCGCGTGCTGAAGAAATCAAACAGCCCAAACGTCGGCAGAACCTGATTGAATTCGCAGACCAGGCACGTGTTTCCCGCCAGCTGGTGACCCTTGCTCAAGACGTGCCCGTCACGGAGGGTATGGAGACATTTGGTTTGCGCGACCCAGATCCTGTGACCCTGATCGGTTTCTTCAAGGACATGGAATTCAACACGCTTACCCGCCGGGTTGCTGAACGATTTGATGTGGACGGCGACGCGATTGACGCGACAGGCGCCTATGACAATGGGGAGGCGCCTGTCCCCCAAAAGTCGAAAGGAAGCGCGCCCAAAGCAGCAGAGAAGGGGGGCACACCTGGCATTGCTGAAACGGGGCTCGACAAGGAGCTGGGCAATCTATCCTATGAAACAATCACGACGCTCGATGCGCTCAAGCCATGGATCGACGCAGCGTTTGATCAGGGGGAGATCGCCGTCGATACTGAGACAGACTCGCTCGATGCCATGCAGGCGCGCCTTGTTGGTGTGTGTTTGGCGACGGCACCTGGCAAAGCCTGTTACGTACCACTGCAGCATGGCTCTGGCGAAGGGCTCGACTTTGGCGACGGCGCGCCAGACCAAATTCCTCTAAAAGAAGCGCTCGCTGCATTAAAGCCGATGCTCGAAGCGCCGTCCGTGCGCAAGATCGGGCAGAACATCAAATATGATCTTCTTGTCCTGAAGAACCACGGCATTGATCTTGCTCCCATAGATGACACAATGCTTTTATCCTACGCATTGGATGCAGGGCGTAACGGCCACGGAATGGATGAGCTCTCTGAGATTCATCTCAGCCACAAGCCTATTCCGTTTAAGGAAGTCGCGGGCTCCGGCAAAAAGCAGATCACATTTGATCAGGTGCCTATCGACAAGGCTACCGCCTATGCAGCGGAAGACGCTGATGTCACCTGGCGCCTCTACAAACTGCTGAAACCGCGCCTTGTCCCGGAAGCGAAGACGACTTTGTATGAAACGCTTGAACGGCCGCTGGTCCCTGTGCTCACAGAAATGGAGGCGCACGGCATCAAGGTTGATCGCGCAGTTCTCTCCAGACTTTCTGGTGAGTTCGCGCAGAAGATGGGTGCGATCGAAGCAGAGGTTTATGAGCTCGCGGGCGAGACCTTCAATATTGCCTCACCCAAACAGCTTGGTGAAATTCTCTTTGACAAAATGGGATTGCCCGGCGGCAAAAAAACAAAAACCGGTGCCTGGTCAACAGACGCAAGCACACTGGATGATCTGGCTGCGAGCGGACATGACCTGCCGGTAAAGATCCTTGAGTGGCGCGGACTTGCGAAACTGAAAAGCACCTATACGGATGCCTTGCCGGAATTCATTCATCCCGAGACGGGTAGGGTACATACGTCTTATTCGATGGCTTCAACCAGCACAGGACGTCTGGCCTCAACCGAGCCTAATCTCCAGAACATTCCTGTTCGCACCGAAGACGGACGGCGGATACGGACGGCCTTTGTCGCCGATAAAGGCAATAAGCTTATCAGTGCTGACTACAGCCAGATTGAATTGCGTTTGGTGGCTCACATTGCAGACGTGCCGCAACTGAAGCAGGCCTTTGCCGATGGCATCGACATTCACACGATGACAGCCTCCGAAATATTCAATGTGCCCGTAGCCGACATGGAACCGTCCATTCGCAGACGTGCGAAAGCGATTAACTTCGGTATCATTTACGGTATCTCCGCCTTTGGTCTGGCGAACCAGCTCGGCATTGGCCGCAGCGAGGCAGGTGAATATATCAATCTCTATTTCGAACGCTTCCCGGGCATTCGCACCTATATGGATGAGACCAAAGCGCTGGCCCATGAGCAGGGCTATGTGGAAACCATTTTCGGTCGCCGGATCCATCTGCCGGAGATCAATTCCAAGAACGGCGCCCACCGAGCGTTCCTGGAACGCGCCGCAATCAACGCGCCCATTCAGGGGTCAGCTGCGGATGTTATCCGTCGCGCCATGATCCGCATGCCGGACGCCCTGAAAAAAGCAAAGCTAGATGCGCGCATGCTCCTGCAGGTGCATGACGAACTGATCTTCGAAGTTGCCGAGAAGAAGGCAGATAAGACCTGTGAGCTCGTTTCGAATGTGATGATCGGTGCGGCCGTGCCCGCTGTCGACATCTCCGTACCTCTTGAGGTGGATGCGCGTGCGGCGGACAATTGGGATGAGGCGCATTGA
- a CDS encoding hypothetical protein (glutathione S-transferase N-terminal domain), giving the protein MIRLHTFKDCLPGTPDPSGFVVKLMTVLRLAGVGHERVEVDNPAKGPKGKLPFIDDNGLVLGDTVLVLDHLKKTRGIDLDRHLSPLQKAQSHALQRMLEERLYWATVYSRWMEPANAKVEDEIFFADIPWPIRGFITRQAHKTVEAALHHHGLGRHSRDEIYAFGISDIEALAQVLGEQEFLFGSSPSVADATAFGMLINIVGPDIPSPLKNTVATKPTLMAYVTRMQVLFDGAAPGETLKAA; this is encoded by the coding sequence ATGATCCGCCTTCACACGTTCAAAGACTGCCTGCCGGGAACACCCGATCCTTCCGGTTTTGTCGTCAAACTCATGACTGTTCTGCGATTGGCCGGTGTCGGCCATGAACGGGTTGAGGTCGACAATCCCGCAAAAGGCCCCAAGGGCAAGCTGCCTTTCATCGATGACAATGGACTGGTTCTCGGTGACACGGTCCTCGTTCTGGACCATCTCAAGAAAACCCGCGGCATCGATCTCGACCGACACTTGAGCCCGCTCCAAAAGGCGCAGTCTCATGCGCTGCAACGGATGCTCGAAGAACGGCTTTACTGGGCAACTGTCTATAGCCGCTGGATGGAACCCGCGAATGCGAAGGTTGAGGATGAGATCTTCTTTGCGGACATTCCCTGGCCGATTCGCGGCTTCATCACACGGCAAGCGCACAAGACAGTGGAGGCAGCCCTTCATCATCACGGCCTAGGCCGTCACAGCCGGGACGAAATCTATGCCTTTGGCATCTCTGATATTGAAGCGCTGGCCCAAGTGTTGGGCGAACAGGAATTCCTGTTTGGCTCAAGCCCAAGCGTTGCCGATGCCACTGCTTTTGGCATGTTGATCAATATTGTGGGGCCTGACATTCCAAGCCCTTTGAAAAACACGGTCGCGACCAAACCCACCCTCATGGCCTATGTAACTCGCATGCAGGTTCTGTTTGATGGGGCCGCGCCAGGCGAAACTCTAAAAGCCGCCTGA